One bacterium genomic region harbors:
- the murF gene encoding UDP-N-acetylmuramoyl-tripeptide--D-alanyl-D-alanine ligase has protein sequence MESLYVNEIIEATKGQLVKGDQNFQIRSISIDSRSIKKGDLFIAIKGDNFDGHDFIGNAIKSGASGIILSSLHSPLKTLSPAFIIKVSNTLKALQNLAKYYRLKFDIPIIGITGSNGKTTVKDMTEGILSQKLKITGTIGNYNNQVGVPLTAFRLSKDTSAGIFEVGISSYVEMENLGEIIYPDIAVITNINIAHMQYFKTVRGLVNAKAKLLDFVTKEGAVILNADDKYFSFLKANAKCRVISFGIKNKADVMAENISLLPAGTKFLLNGAVKITLPVPGIHNVYNALAAASVSLQFCEDLNLVRDGLRNFKPPEMRMQMIKIKDLVIINDAYNANPASTRAALEVLRNVNSNPNGTKNRKVFIFGNMLELGACEVSEHRKVGKFVTESQIDIFITIGKLAGLSAATAEENGLSGNKIFSFKNTEEVGEKLLSILQSNDTLLLKGSRAMHLENILEILKDS, from the coding sequence ATGGAATCGTTGTATGTAAACGAGATAATAGAAGCTACTAAAGGGCAGCTTGTCAAGGGCGATCAAAATTTCCAGATTAGAAGCATATCAATAGACTCCCGCAGTATAAAAAAAGGTGACTTATTTATTGCAATTAAGGGAGATAATTTCGATGGCCACGATTTTATCGGTAATGCCATAAAAAGTGGCGCATCAGGAATTATTCTTTCCAGCCTGCATTCTCCTCTCAAAACTTTATCCCCAGCTTTTATTATTAAAGTAAGCAACACTCTTAAAGCTCTCCAGAATTTAGCAAAGTATTATAGGTTGAAATTTGATATCCCGATTATTGGTATTACAGGCAGTAACGGCAAAACCACTGTTAAGGATATGACAGAGGGCATACTCTCTCAGAAGCTCAAAATAACAGGGACAATAGGGAATTATAATAATCAAGTCGGGGTTCCGCTTACAGCGTTTAGACTATCGAAAGATACGAGTGCTGGTATCTTTGAAGTGGGAATAAGTTCATATGTGGAAATGGAAAATCTTGGAGAGATTATCTATCCGGATATTGCAGTTATAACGAATATAAACATAGCTCATATGCAGTATTTCAAGACAGTTAGAGGCTTGGTAAACGCAAAAGCAAAACTGTTGGACTTTGTTACTAAAGAAGGCGCTGTAATCTTAAATGCGGATGATAAATATTTTAGCTTTCTTAAAGCCAATGCAAAATGCAGGGTTATATCGTTTGGCATAAAGAACAAGGCTGATGTTATGGCTGAGAATATTAGTTTATTACCTGCAGGTACAAAATTTCTTTTAAATGGCGCTGTTAAAATAACTCTGCCGGTACCCGGAATTCATAATGTCTATAATGCATTAGCTGCTGCCAGTGTTTCTTTGCAGTTTTGTGAAGATCTAAACCTTGTAAGAGACGGCTTGAGGAACTTCAAACCTCCAGAGATGAGAATGCAAATGATAAAGATAAAAGATCTTGTTATAATAAACGACGCATATAACGCAAACCCAGCTTCAACCAGAGCGGCTTTAGAAGTGCTCAGAAATGTTAATTCAAATCCCAACGGGACAAAAAATAGAAAAGTTTTTATTTTTGGTAATATGCTTGAGCTTGGCGCCTGTGAGGTGTCAGAGCATAGGAAGGTTGGAAAATTTGTTACGGAATCTCAAATAGACATATTTATAACTATAGGAAAACTAGCTGGATTATCAGCTGCTACTGCAGAAGAGAATGGTCTCAGTGGAAACAAAATATTCTCATTCAAAAACACAGAGGAGGTTGGAGAAAAATTATTGAGCATACTGCAAAGTAATGATACTCTGTTATTAAAAGGTTCAAGAGCAATGCATCTTGAAAACATACTTGAAATACTAAAGGATTCGTAA